GGGGAGGCCGCCCGCGAGCTTCGTCCACGTCTCGCCGCCGTCCACCGACTTGAAGATCCCGCTGCCGGGCCCGCCGCCGTTCATGCAGCAGTTGGTGCGGCGCCGCTGGTACATCGACGCGTAGAGCACGCGCGGGTCCTTCGACGACATCGCGAGGTCGTTGGCGCCGGTGTTCTCGTCGCCGGCGAGGACCTTCCGCCAGGTGCGGCCGCCGTCGGTCGTCTTGAAGACGCCACGCTCGCCACCGGGGCCCCACAGCGGACCGGTCGCGGCGACGTAGACGATGTCGTTGTTCGCCGGATCGATGACGATCCGGTTGATGTGCTTGGTGTCGCGCAGCCCCATGTGCGTGAAGCTCTTCCCGCCGTCCACGGACTTGTAGACGCCGTCGCCCCAGCCGGTGGACTGGCGGTTGTTCGACTCGCCGCCGCCCACCCACACCAGATCCGGGTTGGTCTGCGACATCGTCACGTCGCCGAGGGACATGAGCCCCTGGTCCTGCAGGAGCGGCGTCCACATCGCGCCGTTCGACGTGGTCTTCCAGAGGCCGCCGTGCGCGGTGGCGACGTAGTAGACCGCGGGGTTCTTCTCGTACACCGCGAGGTCGGCCACGCGGCCGGACATCGTGGCGGGACCGATCGAGCGGAAATGCAACGCATCGAACTCGGTCGCGACGGGGAGCTGGGCGAGGGCCGGTGTCGCCGCGGCCGCGAGGAGCGCGGTGGCGAGGGCCCGATGACGCAGGTGGATCACGGTGGATCTCCACGCACTGAGGGTGGACTGCACGCCGGACCGCCGAGCGGCCGACAGGCGTAGAACGTACGGCGCGGCGGCTTCGCTGGGGAGCCGATAGCTTTCCGCCCCATGCGCATCCTGCTCCGCCTCCTCGGCGTCCTCGCGGCGCTCGCCCTCGTCCTCGTCGCCTCCGCCTGGTTCGGCGGGCGGGCCTACCTCCGCCGCTCGGTCGCCCAGTACGAAGGGTCGGTCGCGGTGCCCGGACCGGGCGCCGAGATCGAGGTCCTCTTCGACGCCCGCGGCGTGCCGCAGGTCTACGCCCGGACCGACGCCGACGCCCGCTTCGCCCTCGGCTGGCTCCACGCCAGCGAGCGGCTCTTCCAGATGGAGCTCACCCGGCGCATGGCGCGCGGCGAGCTCTCGGAGATCTTCGGGGCGATCGCCGTCGAGCTCGACGAGGAGCAGCGCCGCCTCGGCTTCGCCTGGCAGAACGCGCGCGACATCGGGTCGCTCGACCCCGCGGTGCGCGCCACCATGGAGCAGTACCTCGCCGGCGTGAACGCCTGGATCGCGCAGGCCAAGCCGCTGCCGCCGGAGTTCGTCATCCTCGGCTTCAAGCCGCGGCCCTGGACGGTCGAGGACGTGAGCGTGGTGGGCTTCTACCAGAGCTGGTTCTCGCTCACGCTCATGGACAAGGGCAAGGACTATCGCGAGGTGTTCGGTCGGCTCGGCGGCGACGCCAGCCGGCTCGCGAATGCGGTGCATGCCTGGTCACCGGCCACGGTCCCGCTCACGCAGGCCGCCCCGAAGATGACCAAGGCCTCCAACTCCTGGGTCGTCGCGCCACGGCACTCGGCGAGCGGCGCCGCGATCCATGCGTCCGACCCGCACCTCGAACTCTCCAGCGCGCCCGGACTCTGGTACGCCGTCGGCCTGCACTCCGCCGAAGGGCTCGAGATGGTCGGCGTCAGTGCCCCGGGGTTCCCGGCCATCACCATGGGCCACAACGGCACGGTGAGCTGGGCGTTCACCGTCGCGCCGGTAGACCTGGTGGACGACTACAATGAAGTGATCGAGGGGGCCGACACCCCCACCCCCCGCGTGCGGACCGCCGACGGATGGGCGCCCGTGCTCGTGCAGGCGGAGACGATCCTCGTGAAGGGCGAGGCGCCGCGCATCGCGCGGATCCTCCGCGCGCCGCGCGGGCCGGTCATGACCGTGCGCGGCGACACCGCCCTCGTGCTCCACTGGTCCGGCTACGACCTCCCCGCCTGGAGCGTGATGGCCGGCGTGAACGCGCTCGACCGCGTCAAGGACTTCGAGGGATTCCGTCGCGCCGTCACCAACCTCGGCTCGCTCGCGGTCAACTGGACCTACGCCGACAAGCAGGGCAACATCGGCTACCAGCTCGGCGCCCCGATCCCCGTGCGCGACGGCTACGACACCTTCGTGCCGCAGTCGGGGACCGACGCGCGCGCGCAGTGGCGCGGCTACCGCCCGCTCGAGGAGCGCCCCTTCGCGCTCAATCCCGCGCAGGGATGGCTCGCGACCACCAACGACCAGGTGGTCGGTGACGCCTATCCGTATCCGATCCCGGGCTACTACGACCTCACCCGCAAGACGCGCATCGCCGCGATCCTCTCCGCCGCGGTGCGCGGCACCGACACCACGGGGACCGACCCCAACGGGAAGGTCGGCGTCGCCGCGATGACCGCAGCGCAGATGGATCTCGTCTCGGGGAACGCGGTGCGCTGGCGCCTGCTCGCGGCCACCGCGGCGGAGCAGGCGGGGAACGCGGCCGCCGCCAGGTCGCTGCGCGACTGGAACGGTCGCGTCGCGGTGAGCGATACCGCCGCCACGCTCTGGGCCTACTGGTGGCACGCGCTGCCGCGCGAGCTCTTCGAGGACGAACTCGGCGCCGATTGGCGCAAGGCGGCGTCCCTCACGCTCGCCGCGCTCTCCGACAGCGCCGAGGCCTTCGCCGACGATGCGCGCACGCCGGACCGCGAGACGCTCGAGGCGATCGCCGTGCGCGCCATGCGGAAGGCGCTCGCCGAGCGCTGGCAGCGACCCTTCGGCGAGATGCAGACGCTCACCGTGCGCCATCCGCTCGCGAGCGTCGCCGCACTCGACAAGTGGCTCGGCCTCACGCGCGGCCCCATCGCCATCGGCGGGGACGACGCGACGCTCGACGCGGCCTTCGCGCGGTTCGACACCACCACGCGCGCCCTGCACGACGAGGCGGGGCCGAGCATGCGCTTCGTGCTCGACTGGGCCGACGTCGATGGCTTCACGCTCAGCCGCCATCTCGGGCAGTCGGGGAATCCGCTCAGTCCGCACTTCGCCGACTTCCTCGAGCCGCACCTCGCGGGCGAGGCGTGGCCCATGCCGTTCACGCGCGCGAAGGTCGAGGCGCGCGCCGTGACGACGCTCCGGATCATCCCCGCCCGGCAATAGCCCGTAGGGTCGTGCGCATGGGGTGGAGTCGGCGCCGGAACGGCCGATACTCATCGAAGCACCCATGCGCACTCGACTCCTTTCCCGCGCCCCCGGCGCGCTCCTCCTCGGCCTGATCCTCACGGCCTGTGCGAAGGACGCCGCCGCCCCCGCCCCCGTGGCGGGGATCATCGTCGTGCAGGGAGCCGACCAGTCGGCGCAGGTCGGCAAGGTGCTGCCCACCGCTGTGATCCTGCGCGCCATCGACTCCACCGGCAACGGGATCGAAGGGCGCACGCTCACCCTCCAGATCGGCTCGGGCGGCGGCGCGGTCACGCCCACGTCTGCCGAGAGCGATGCGTCGGGCGAGGTCCTCGCGACCTGGACGCTCGGGCCGAGCGCGACGACGCAGTCGTTGATCGCGACCGCGCCGGGGTTGGAACCGGTGATCGTCGCCGCGACGGGCCTCGTGCCCACGCAGGTGGTGATCGCGCAGGGGAACAACCAGACGGCGCGCGCCGGTGTGGCCCTCCCGGTCTCGATCGTCGTGCGCGTCCTCGGCGCCAACAACGTGCCGATGGTCGGCATCCCCGTCGCGGTGCAGGTCACCGCGGGCGGCGGGTCGTTCACGCCGCAGACCGCGTCCACCAACGCCACCGGCGAGGTGACGCTGCGCTGGACCACCGGCGCCGTGGCCGGCGCGAACACCGCGAGCATCCAGGTCTGGACGCTCGACCCGGTCACGATCTCGGCGACGGGCACGCCGTAGCGGTGCTGATGGAAGTGTAGGGGAATCCCCGGACAGGTTCCCCCCGACACCCGACAGCGGAGACAAATCACCAGCCGCAACGTGTGGGGCATTAGCCCTCCACGAGGCACGCCGCTGATGACTGAAGTCGCTCCGCACGCCCGGACCAACGGACGCCACAAGACGCTCGATGCGAACGAGGCGGTCGCCTCGGTGGCGTATCGCCTCAGCGAGGTGATCGCGATCTACCCGATCACTCCCGCCTCGCCGATGGGCGAGCATGCAGACGCGTGGAGTGCGGATGCGAAGCCCAACCTCTGGCACCGCGTCCCCGAGGTGATGGAGATGCAGTCCGAGGGTGGTGCCGCGGGCGCGGTGCACGGCGCGCTCATGACCGGCGCGCTCACGACGACCTTCACGGCGTCGCAGGGGTTGCTGCTCATGCTCCCCAACCTCTACAAGATCGCCGGCGAACTCACGCCCTTCGTGCTCCATGTGGCGGCGCGCACGCTCGCGACGCATGCGCTCTCGATCTTCGGCGACCACAGCGACGTGATGTCCGCGCGCATGACGGGGATGGCGCTGCTCTGCTCGGGGAACGCGCAGGAGGCGCAGGACCTCGCCGCCGTCGCGCACGCGGTGACGCTGCGTTCGCGGATCCCGGTGCTGCACTTCTTCGACGGCTTCCGCAC
This window of the Gemmatimonadota bacterium genome carries:
- a CDS encoding penicillin acylase family protein: MRILLRLLGVLAALALVLVASAWFGGRAYLRRSVAQYEGSVAVPGPGAEIEVLFDARGVPQVYARTDADARFALGWLHASERLFQMELTRRMARGELSEIFGAIAVELDEEQRRLGFAWQNARDIGSLDPAVRATMEQYLAGVNAWIAQAKPLPPEFVILGFKPRPWTVEDVSVVGFYQSWFSLTLMDKGKDYREVFGRLGGDASRLANAVHAWSPATVPLTQAAPKMTKASNSWVVAPRHSASGAAIHASDPHLELSSAPGLWYAVGLHSAEGLEMVGVSAPGFPAITMGHNGTVSWAFTVAPVDLVDDYNEVIEGADTPTPRVRTADGWAPVLVQAETILVKGEAPRIARILRAPRGPVMTVRGDTALVLHWSGYDLPAWSVMAGVNALDRVKDFEGFRRAVTNLGSLAVNWTYADKQGNIGYQLGAPIPVRDGYDTFVPQSGTDARAQWRGYRPLEERPFALNPAQGWLATTNDQVVGDAYPYPIPGYYDLTRKTRIAAILSAAVRGTDTTGTDPNGKVGVAAMTAAQMDLVSGNAVRWRLLAATAAEQAGNAAAARSLRDWNGRVAVSDTAATLWAYWWHALPRELFEDELGADWRKAASLTLAALSDSAEAFADDARTPDRETLEAIAVRAMRKALAERWQRPFGEMQTLTVRHPLASVAALDKWLGLTRGPIAIGGDDATLDAAFARFDTTTRALHDEAGPSMRFVLDWADVDGFTLSRHLGQSGNPLSPHFADFLEPHLAGEAWPMPFTRAKVEARAVTTLRIIPARQ